In one window of Deltaproteobacteria bacterium DNA:
- a CDS encoding serine/threonine protein kinase, giving the protein MAQIAFGKYTLLKRLARGGMAELFLARSSGLAGVERLAVIKVVAKRFAEDRSFVDMFQDEVRIAATLNHPHIGQVLDVGQVGSSFYLAMEHIHGHDLRAMVQRSLKDRGAALPPAFVVSVAVRICSALHCAHEARGLDGRPLGIVHRDVSPSNIMVTFDGVVKLVDFGIAKAANRMSLTQPGLIKGKVRYLSPEQVLGDEVDRRSDVFTLGTTIWESTVGRHLFDGDQDIQVYEAISKAWVRRPSALIPGYPPGLEQVLLCALARDPAQRFPNAQTMQRELERFAQKQGYSLSDIELSRHVRRLFGAEYEAWQQAEQRGESLLDFLCREGAAPPEDLGEAFGVTDGDPTVAQQPEAPPEATPGLQERRTVMFGEIVTPQVAGPAAAVVKPKASATGPITLGHAIREENEPRGVAEAQPERRRPPSSGLFRVGEGQAVKVTADGHADVIAVIGDVGSDPGADRRPTVMDPRVWTAAPPAGAAPVRLVQAESRHPSAEVPSAVEKQPEADAPPASQSDRSRTADWSHYRGDGTPAQRPGTHPYFQSAGATVAPADTSALSLPRSKTPFVVLGIVAVLVVAGAVAAYLGLRGQTSSRDQRGADAGRAVGGGGFAATRGEAVLRITTSPAGATVYRAADGVELGKTPLELVPGSVKGEKLELHLAGYEVTSLKLERSRHTYEVTLAPATTAADAGPPDAQAPAVEAPRATESRRPAPVARPRPRRPRPKAAKTPRPKGRDDLLDPFD; this is encoded by the coding sequence GTGGCGCAGATCGCCTTCGGCAAGTACACCCTCCTGAAGCGCCTGGCCCGCGGCGGAATGGCGGAGCTCTTCCTGGCGCGCTCCAGCGGCCTCGCGGGAGTGGAACGGCTGGCGGTCATCAAGGTCGTGGCCAAGCGCTTCGCCGAGGACCGCTCCTTCGTCGACATGTTCCAGGACGAGGTGCGCATCGCCGCCACCCTGAACCACCCGCACATCGGACAGGTTCTCGACGTGGGGCAGGTCGGCTCGTCCTTCTACCTGGCCATGGAGCACATCCACGGCCACGACCTGCGGGCGATGGTGCAGCGCAGCCTGAAGGACCGGGGCGCCGCGCTCCCCCCGGCGTTCGTCGTCTCCGTCGCCGTGCGCATCTGTTCGGCGCTGCACTGCGCGCACGAGGCGCGGGGCCTCGACGGGCGGCCGCTCGGGATCGTCCACCGGGACGTGAGCCCGAGCAACATCATGGTCACCTTCGACGGAGTGGTGAAGCTCGTCGACTTCGGCATCGCCAAGGCGGCGAACCGCATGAGCCTCACCCAGCCGGGGCTGATCAAAGGGAAGGTGCGCTACCTCTCCCCCGAGCAGGTGCTGGGCGACGAGGTGGACCGCCGGAGCGACGTCTTCACCCTCGGCACGACGATCTGGGAGAGCACCGTCGGGCGACACCTCTTCGACGGCGATCAGGACATCCAGGTCTACGAGGCGATCAGCAAGGCCTGGGTGCGCCGCCCGTCCGCGCTGATCCCGGGCTACCCGCCGGGCCTCGAGCAGGTCCTGCTGTGCGCGCTGGCGCGGGATCCCGCCCAGCGCTTCCCGAACGCCCAGACGATGCAGCGCGAGCTCGAGCGCTTCGCGCAGAAGCAGGGCTACAGCCTGAGCGACATTGAGCTCTCGCGCCACGTGCGGCGGCTCTTCGGCGCGGAGTACGAGGCGTGGCAGCAGGCGGAGCAGCGCGGTGAGAGCCTGCTCGACTTCCTCTGCCGCGAGGGTGCCGCGCCACCCGAAGACCTCGGTGAGGCGTTCGGTGTGACCGACGGGGATCCGACCGTCGCGCAGCAGCCGGAGGCGCCCCCCGAGGCCACGCCCGGCCTGCAAGAGCGGCGCACCGTCATGTTCGGAGAGATCGTCACGCCGCAGGTGGCCGGGCCTGCCGCGGCGGTGGTGAAGCCCAAGGCCTCCGCCACCGGGCCGATCACCCTGGGGCACGCCATTCGCGAGGAGAACGAGCCGCGCGGCGTCGCCGAGGCGCAGCCCGAGCGGCGACGACCACCCAGCTCGGGCCTCTTTCGCGTCGGCGAGGGGCAGGCCGTGAAGGTCACCGCCGACGGACACGCGGACGTCATCGCGGTGATCGGAGACGTGGGCTCCGACCCCGGCGCGGACCGACGGCCGACGGTGATGGACCCCCGGGTCTGGACCGCCGCCCCCCCCGCCGGAGCCGCGCCCGTCCGGCTGGTGCAGGCCGAGAGCCGCCACCCGAGCGCCGAGGTACCCTCCGCCGTCGAGAAGCAGCCCGAGGCGGACGCGCCCCCGGCCAGCCAGAGCGACCGCTCGCGCACGGCCGACTGGTCCCACTACCGGGGAGACGGGACGCCAGCGCAGCGGCCAGGCACCCACCCCTACTTCCAGTCCGCCGGCGCGACGGTAGCCCCCGCGGACACCTCCGCCCTGTCGCTGCCGCGCAGCAAGACCCCCTTCGTCGTGCTCGGGATCGTCGCGGTGCTGGTCGTCGCCGGCGCCGTCGCGGCCTACCTCGGGCTCCGCGGGCAAACGAGCAGCCGAGATCAACGCGGCGCCGACGCCGGACGCGCGGTGGGTGGCGGCGGGTTCGCGGCCACGCGCGGGGAGGCCGTGTTGAGAATCACCACGAGCCCTGCAGGCGCCACCGTGTACCGAGCCGCCGACGGCGTGGAGCTCGGCAAGACACCGCTCGAGCTGGTCCCGGGCAGCGTGAAGGGTGAGAAGCTGGAGCTTCATCTCGCCGGCTACGAGGTCACCTCGCTGAAGCTGGAGCGCTCGCGCCACACCTACGAGGTCACGCTCGCCCCTGCCACGACGGCCGCTGACGCTGGGCCGCCTGACGCGCAGGCCCCGGCCGTCGAGGCGCCGCGAGCGACCGAGAGCCGCCGCCCCGCCCCGGTCGCGCGTCCCCGCCCCCGCCGACCGCGCCCGAAGGCGGCCAAGACCCCGCGCCCGAAGGGCCGCGACGATCTGCTGGACCCGTTCGACTAA
- a CDS encoding ribose-phosphate pyrophosphokinase, which yields MLSLKLFAGSSNPDLAHRLAKELGVPVGNADIRRFSDGEVDVRFNESVRAHDVFLLQSTSYPGNDHLMELALMVDACRRSSAGRINAVMPYFGYSRQDHQTSPRVPISAKVVANFLCSAGVDRVITVDIHAPQLQGFFDVPVDHLHASHLLVERLRALALPEPVIVSPDLGGVDRASRMALGLAGTLALIDRRRAAPAKAKAMHLIGDVEGRDCVLVDDIIDTAETLTEAADLLKTHGARSVRAAVTHPVLSGTGVERLNRSKIIQLICTDSIPLPVEKQIDKITVVSLAERLAAAIRNVHAGGSDGQLVGE from the coding sequence CTGCTCTCGCTCAAGCTCTTCGCCGGCAGCTCGAACCCGGACCTGGCCCACCGGCTCGCGAAGGAGCTCGGCGTCCCGGTGGGAAACGCCGACATCCGCCGCTTCTCCGACGGCGAGGTGGACGTCCGCTTCAACGAGAGCGTCCGCGCGCACGACGTCTTCCTGCTGCAGTCCACCTCGTATCCCGGCAACGACCACCTGATGGAGCTCGCGCTCATGGTGGACGCCTGCCGCCGGTCCTCCGCCGGACGCATCAACGCCGTGATGCCCTACTTCGGCTACAGCCGGCAGGACCACCAGACGAGCCCTCGCGTCCCCATCTCGGCGAAGGTCGTGGCCAACTTCCTCTGCTCGGCGGGGGTCGACCGGGTGATCACCGTCGACATCCACGCCCCCCAGCTCCAGGGGTTCTTCGACGTGCCGGTGGATCACCTGCACGCGAGCCACCTCCTCGTGGAGCGGCTGCGCGCGCTCGCCCTGCCCGAGCCCGTCATCGTCTCTCCCGACCTGGGGGGCGTGGACCGCGCGAGTCGCATGGCCCTCGGGCTGGCCGGGACCCTGGCGCTCATCGACCGACGCCGCGCCGCCCCCGCCAAGGCCAAGGCGATGCACCTCATCGGCGACGTGGAGGGACGAGACTGCGTGCTGGTGGACGACATCATCGACACGGCCGAGACGCTCACCGAGGCGGCCGACCTGCTCAAGACCCACGGAGCGCGGAGCGTGCGCGCCGCCGTCACCCACCCCGTCCTCTCGGGCACGGGGGTCGAACGGCTCAATCGCTCGAAGATCATCCAGCTCATCTGCACCGACAGCATCCCGCTCCCCGTCGAGAAACAGATCGACAAGATCACGGTCGTGTCGCTCGCCGAGCGCCTGGCCGCCGCCATCCGCAACGTGCACGCGGGCGGGTCGGACGGACAGCTCGTGGGGGAGTGA
- a CDS encoding ATP-binding cassette domain-containing protein, which translates to MSLIVLEQGVLSFGGQEILRHVNLRVGEGERIGLVGANGSGKSTLLRVLAGAQGLDGGSVRPRRGCRIGYLPQDVLELAGETVLGSVLATVPGREEIAGRLAAAEEALASETDEEEQLELARHLSELQEQVDHFDTYFNERQAIRLLVGLGFREQDLGRPTRELSGGWKMRAALAGLLFQNPDALFLDEPTNHLDVPSVRWLDGFLATCKSALALICHDRQFLNRHIHRVVSFEPEGVRSYKGNYDDYLKQRAAEEEILEARARNRDREIRELQRFVDRFKAKASKARQAQSRAKQIERMEKEIEQPVARPRRLNFHFPPTTRTGRDAIIIEGLCKSYGELRLYENFSRTVQAGDRVAILGVNGVGKTTLLKMLAGELKPDGGTIRFGANVEVGYYAQHHTELLDRKRTVLEEVWRIVPNLGESAVRGMCGSFLFSGDDVDKAVGVLSGGERARVLLARLLAKPGNLLLMDEPTNHLDIAASEALAEALASFDGTLVFVSHNSSFLNRLATKIWDLTGDGQVVEHLGNLDDYFARTQAVEPAPAGGNNGRRPAPVKGDAGRKGAPKPPDSPPARAENRASASAEEDDGARRESSQERKERKRREADRRNELSRHTGEARKVLASLEQRIGALESDQKELEPKLADPELYTHKEVFRQTMTRYEENRRKLEELYGRWEHQQAELERLTAEVNAAAES; encoded by the coding sequence ATGAGTCTGATTGTCCTCGAGCAAGGGGTCCTCTCCTTCGGTGGCCAGGAAATCCTGCGGCACGTCAACCTCCGTGTGGGCGAAGGTGAGCGCATCGGCCTCGTGGGGGCCAACGGCTCGGGCAAGTCCACGCTGCTGCGCGTACTCGCGGGAGCGCAGGGCCTCGACGGCGGGTCGGTGCGACCGCGACGCGGCTGCCGCATCGGCTACCTCCCGCAGGACGTGCTCGAGCTGGCCGGCGAAACGGTGCTCGGCTCGGTCCTCGCCACCGTCCCGGGTCGCGAGGAGATCGCGGGGCGCCTGGCCGCCGCGGAGGAGGCGCTCGCCTCCGAGACCGACGAGGAGGAGCAGCTCGAGCTCGCCCGGCACCTCTCCGAGCTGCAGGAGCAGGTGGATCACTTCGACACCTACTTCAACGAGCGACAGGCGATCCGCCTGCTCGTCGGGCTCGGCTTCCGCGAGCAGGATCTCGGACGGCCGACGCGCGAGCTCTCCGGCGGGTGGAAGATGCGGGCCGCGCTCGCGGGGCTGCTCTTCCAGAACCCCGACGCGCTCTTTCTCGACGAGCCGACGAACCACCTGGACGTGCCGTCGGTGCGCTGGCTGGACGGCTTCCTCGCCACCTGCAAGAGCGCGCTCGCGCTCATCTGCCACGACCGCCAGTTCCTGAACCGCCACATCCACCGCGTGGTCAGCTTCGAGCCCGAGGGGGTGAGGAGCTACAAGGGCAACTACGACGACTACCTCAAGCAGCGCGCCGCGGAGGAGGAGATCCTCGAGGCGCGGGCCCGCAACCGGGACCGCGAGATCCGCGAGCTGCAGCGCTTCGTGGACCGTTTCAAGGCCAAGGCCAGCAAGGCGAGGCAGGCGCAGAGCCGCGCCAAGCAGATCGAGCGCATGGAGAAGGAGATCGAGCAGCCGGTGGCTCGCCCGCGGCGGCTGAACTTCCACTTCCCCCCGACGACGCGCACCGGGCGCGACGCCATCATCATCGAGGGGCTGTGCAAGAGCTACGGGGAGCTCCGCCTGTACGAGAACTTCTCGCGCACGGTCCAGGCGGGGGACCGCGTCGCGATTCTGGGCGTGAACGGCGTCGGCAAGACCACGCTGCTCAAGATGCTGGCCGGCGAGCTCAAGCCCGACGGAGGCACGATCCGCTTCGGCGCGAACGTCGAGGTCGGCTACTACGCACAGCACCACACGGAGCTCCTGGACCGTAAGCGCACCGTGCTCGAGGAGGTCTGGCGCATCGTGCCGAACCTGGGCGAGAGCGCGGTCCGCGGCATGTGCGGCTCGTTCCTCTTCTCGGGGGACGACGTGGACAAGGCGGTCGGGGTCCTCTCGGGGGGCGAGCGCGCGCGGGTCCTGCTCGCGCGGCTCCTCGCCAAGCCGGGGAACCTGCTCCTCATGGACGAGCCGACGAACCACCTGGACATCGCTGCCTCGGAGGCGCTGGCCGAGGCGCTCGCCTCCTTCGACGGCACGCTCGTCTTCGTCTCGCACAACTCGAGCTTCCTGAACCGCCTGGCGACCAAGATCTGGGACCTGACCGGCGACGGCCAGGTGGTCGAGCACCTCGGGAACCTCGACGACTACTTCGCGCGGACGCAAGCCGTGGAGCCGGCGCCCGCCGGGGGCAACAACGGCCGGCGGCCGGCGCCGGTCAAGGGCGACGCGGGTCGCAAGGGCGCGCCGAAACCGCCCGACAGCCCACCGGCCCGCGCCGAGAACCGGGCATCGGCATCGGCCGAGGAAGACGACGGAGCCCGCCGCGAATCCAGCCAGGAGCGCAAGGAGCGCAAGCGGCGGGAGGCCGACCGGCGCAACGAGCTATCCAGGCATACGGGTGAGGCCCGGAAGGTCCTCGCCTCCCTCGAGCAGCGCATCGGCGCGCTCGAAAGCGATCAGAAGGAGCTCGAACCGAAGCTGGCGGACCCCGAGCTCTACACCCACAAGGAGGTCTTCCGGCAGACCATGACCCGTTACGAGGAGAACCGGCGCAAGCTCGAGGAGCTCTACGGCCGCTGGGAACACCAGCAGGCGGAGCTCGAGCGGCTGACGGCCGAGGTGAACGCCGCCGCCGAGAGCTGA
- a CDS encoding HAD-IA family hydrolase has translation MTDQPRIRAVILDAGGVIVHPDMDWIAAGTRAYGAPLDVPTLYRAYYRMAFVVDQTPNLDRHGFALTTVDVRAWMFSHWLRGAGLAEESVEVLARSLAEAAAETFPRESDIYYWARPGLRALLEGLRARGFLLGSASNNDGALEAQLRTVGVLDLFSAYLDSRLEGVSKPDPELLLRTAQRLGVAPAECVYVGDLDRVDGEASRAAGMRFALLDPLAQPRPSGALLIPELDALASHFRAEP, from the coding sequence ATGACTGACCAGCCGCGCATACGGGCCGTGATCCTCGACGCCGGTGGCGTGATCGTGCACCCCGACATGGACTGGATCGCCGCCGGGACCCGTGCGTACGGCGCGCCCCTGGACGTGCCCACGCTCTACCGCGCCTACTACCGGATGGCCTTCGTCGTCGACCAGACGCCGAACCTGGACCGCCACGGCTTCGCCCTCACGACGGTGGACGTGCGCGCCTGGATGTTCTCGCACTGGCTACGCGGCGCCGGTCTCGCGGAAGAGTCGGTGGAGGTCCTCGCGCGGTCGCTCGCCGAGGCCGCGGCCGAGACCTTTCCCCGGGAGAGCGACATCTACTACTGGGCCCGGCCAGGGCTGCGCGCGCTCCTCGAGGGGCTCCGCGCGCGGGGGTTTCTCCTGGGCTCGGCGTCGAACAACGACGGCGCGCTCGAGGCGCAGCTCCGCACGGTGGGCGTCCTCGACCTCTTCTCGGCCTACCTCGACTCGCGACTGGAAGGGGTCTCCAAGCCGGACCCGGAGCTCCTGCTGCGGACCGCGCAGCGCCTGGGGGTCGCGCCGGCGGAGTGCGTCTACGTCGGCGACCTCGACCGCGTGGACGGAGAGGCGTCCCGCGCGGCGGGGATGCGGTTCGCGCTCCTCGACCCGCTCGCGCAGCCTCGACCGAGCGGGGCGCTCCTCATCCCCGAACTCGACGCGCTCGCGTCGCACTTTCGCGCCGAGCCGTAA
- a CDS encoding transketolase — protein sequence MEASTPSARLGPIQRDPAELVVLARELRILTLKMISHARSGHTGSSLSCMELLTCLYFHELRHFPVEPFWKGRDRFVLSKGHAAPALYAVLHRAGYITGRDLLRLRQLGSILQGHPDSRRCPGVEASTGSLGQGLSIAHGMALALRDHPERPRVYALLGDGELQEGQVWEAAMSAAHYRSANLCALIDANGLQIDGPVHTIKNVEPVPAKFAAFGWQALEIDGHDVNAILSALAQARQVTDRPTVIVARTVKGKGVSFCENQVGWHGKAPNARELELALAELGEPSPADR from the coding sequence ATGGAGGCCTCAACGCCCTCCGCGCGCCTCGGCCCGATCCAGCGCGACCCTGCCGAGCTCGTGGTGCTGGCGCGAGAGCTCCGCATCCTGACGCTGAAGATGATCTCGCACGCGCGCTCCGGGCACACCGGGAGCTCCCTCTCCTGCATGGAGCTTCTCACCTGCCTCTACTTTCACGAGCTCCGGCACTTCCCGGTGGAGCCGTTCTGGAAGGGCCGCGACCGCTTCGTGCTCAGCAAGGGGCACGCCGCCCCCGCGCTCTACGCCGTCCTGCATCGGGCCGGCTACATCACGGGGCGCGACCTCCTCCGCCTGCGCCAGCTGGGCAGCATCCTGCAGGGACACCCCGACTCGCGCCGCTGCCCCGGCGTCGAGGCCTCTACGGGCTCGCTCGGCCAGGGCCTGAGCATCGCGCACGGCATGGCCCTCGCGCTCCGCGACCATCCCGAACGCCCGCGCGTCTACGCCCTGCTCGGGGACGGAGAGCTGCAGGAGGGGCAGGTCTGGGAGGCGGCGATGAGCGCCGCACACTACCGGAGCGCGAACCTCTGCGCGCTGATCGACGCGAACGGCCTGCAGATCGATGGGCCGGTACACACCATCAAGAACGTCGAGCCGGTCCCCGCTAAGTTCGCCGCCTTCGGCTGGCAGGCCCTCGAGATCGACGGGCACGACGTGAACGCGATCCTCTCGGCGCTGGCCCAGGCTCGGCAGGTGACCGACCGGCCGACCGTCATCGTCGCGCGCACCGTGAAGGGCAAGGGCGTCTCGTTCTGCGAGAATCAGGTGGGGTGGCACGGCAAGGCGCCGAACGCGCGCGAGCTGGAGCTGGCCCTCGCCGAGCTCGGCGAACCCTCCCCCGCGGATCGATGA
- a CDS encoding transketolase family protein yields the protein MTRILSTREEYGRTLVRLGERSRDVVVLDADLSGSTCTQAFALRFPDRFFNMGISEQDLIGTAAGMSMAGKIAFASSFAIFITGRCWEQVRNAVALPGCNVKIVATHGGLTVGKDGASHQALEDIAVMRAIPTMTVIVPADAVETRKAVEAAAWYDGPVYIRLTRENLPVIYADERPFRIGTGWVVRPGTDVTLFAVGLMVHVTLEAAEALAGEGISAQVVNLATVKPVDESLVTRCAEETGCAVTAEEHNVCGGLGDAVGEVLLRRRPIPMERVAVREAFGRSGDPAELLEYFDLTPHAVAAAARRALSRKGR from the coding sequence ATGACCAGAATCCTCTCCACGCGCGAGGAATACGGCCGCACGCTGGTGCGCCTCGGCGAACGCAGCCGGGACGTCGTGGTGCTGGACGCCGACCTCTCCGGCTCCACCTGCACCCAGGCCTTCGCCCTCCGCTTCCCCGACCGCTTCTTCAACATGGGGATCAGCGAGCAGGACCTGATCGGCACCGCCGCCGGGATGTCGATGGCGGGCAAGATCGCCTTCGCCTCGAGCTTCGCGATCTTCATCACCGGCCGCTGCTGGGAGCAGGTCCGCAACGCCGTCGCGCTGCCGGGGTGCAACGTGAAGATCGTCGCCACCCACGGCGGGCTGACCGTCGGCAAAGACGGCGCGTCGCACCAGGCGCTCGAGGACATCGCGGTGATGCGCGCGATCCCGACCATGACCGTGATCGTGCCGGCCGACGCCGTCGAGACGCGCAAGGCCGTGGAGGCGGCAGCCTGGTACGACGGCCCGGTCTACATCCGCCTCACCCGCGAGAACCTCCCCGTGATCTACGCCGACGAGCGCCCGTTCCGCATCGGCACGGGGTGGGTGGTACGCCCCGGCACGGACGTGACGCTCTTCGCCGTCGGCCTGATGGTCCACGTGACCCTCGAGGCTGCCGAGGCCCTCGCCGGCGAGGGGATCTCGGCCCAGGTGGTGAACCTCGCCACGGTCAAGCCCGTGGACGAGTCGCTCGTCACCCGCTGCGCCGAGGAGACGGGGTGCGCGGTCACGGCCGAGGAGCACAACGTCTGTGGCGGGCTCGGCGACGCCGTGGGGGAGGTGCTGCTGCGGCGCCGCCCGATCCCGATGGAGCGCGTCGCGGTTCGCGAGGCCTTCGGACGCTCGGGGGACCCGGCCGAGCTGCTCGAATACTTCGACCTCACCCCGCACGCCGTGGCCGCCGCGGCCCGACGCGCCCTCTCGCGCAAGGGAAGATGA
- a CDS encoding protein kinase yields the protein MPQLAPNTEFGAYHIIRPIGGGGMAQIYLAKARGLAGFEKLLALKVINPEYAGEDRFIQMLIDEAKITVGLSHVNIAQVFDLGQSNGIYYIAMEFVDGCDVLELVNGLHSVGERLPIEAVAYIGRQIAAGLHYAHTRKDKTNQPLNIVHRDISPQNILVSRAGEVKVVDFGIAKAANMSTKTQAGVIKGKVNYMAPEQAMGQKADRRTDIFSVGIVMWEMLTAQMVYASGNVGELVAAVRKADIRPPSAVRKEIPPALDRIVLKALAARTTERYQTAHALQVDLTRFLSSTAPDYGGSHLAVLVERAIGQRRNRNAGLEADHLSREDLLADRSSLRNSLIHDLQPAAQDHAQLVVRTDQGEKLLPLDRELIIGRAGQLAISDARVSRQHARIYHEEGEYLLEDLGSSNGTWLNGERISEPRRLQDRDEVRIGSCHIRFVAGRGASAPRPAAEASREPDGPPKLVINSGGELSEQRIDPSAEVSFRVQVGPLRLYGVSGRLVRRQDGVWLEPEAGSRLPVRVNGDESSRPVRLSPGDTVEVGPVSCRLAHETRPFEPAARNRH from the coding sequence ATGCCCCAACTCGCCCCCAACACCGAATTCGGCGCCTATCACATCATCCGCCCCATCGGAGGCGGCGGGATGGCGCAGATCTACCTGGCGAAGGCGCGCGGCCTGGCCGGCTTCGAGAAGCTCCTCGCGCTGAAGGTCATCAACCCCGAGTATGCGGGTGAAGACCGCTTCATCCAGATGCTCATCGACGAGGCCAAGATCACCGTCGGCCTGTCGCACGTGAACATCGCCCAGGTCTTCGACCTCGGGCAATCGAACGGCATCTATTACATCGCGATGGAGTTCGTGGACGGCTGCGACGTGCTCGAGCTCGTCAACGGCCTGCACTCCGTCGGCGAGCGACTGCCTATCGAGGCCGTGGCCTACATCGGCCGCCAGATCGCGGCCGGCCTGCACTACGCCCACACGCGCAAGGACAAGACCAACCAGCCGCTGAATATCGTTCACCGAGACATCAGCCCCCAGAACATCCTGGTCTCGCGCGCCGGCGAGGTGAAGGTCGTGGACTTCGGCATCGCCAAGGCCGCGAACATGAGCACCAAGACCCAGGCCGGGGTGATCAAGGGGAAGGTGAACTACATGGCCCCGGAACAGGCCATGGGGCAGAAGGCCGACCGCCGCACGGACATCTTCTCGGTGGGGATCGTGATGTGGGAGATGTTGACGGCGCAGATGGTCTACGCGAGCGGCAACGTGGGCGAGCTCGTCGCGGCCGTGCGCAAGGCCGACATCCGCCCCCCCTCGGCGGTGCGCAAGGAGATCCCGCCCGCCCTCGACCGGATCGTCTTGAAGGCGCTGGCCGCGCGAACGACCGAGCGCTACCAGACGGCCCACGCGCTCCAGGTGGACCTCACGCGGTTTCTGTCGAGCACCGCCCCGGACTACGGCGGGTCGCACCTCGCCGTGCTGGTGGAGCGCGCCATCGGCCAGCGTCGCAACCGAAACGCGGGTCTCGAGGCGGACCACCTGTCGCGCGAGGACCTCCTCGCGGACCGCAGCAGCCTGCGCAACAGCCTGATCCACGACCTGCAGCCGGCGGCGCAGGACCACGCACAACTCGTCGTTCGCACCGATCAGGGAGAGAAGCTGTTGCCGCTCGACCGCGAGCTGATCATCGGGCGCGCCGGGCAGCTCGCCATCTCCGACGCCCGCGTCTCCCGACAGCACGCCCGCATCTATCACGAGGAGGGCGAGTACCTGCTCGAGGACCTCGGCAGCTCGAACGGCACGTGGCTCAACGGCGAACGGATCTCGGAACCGCGTCGGCTCCAGGACCGCGACGAGGTCCGCATCGGGAGCTGCCACATCCGCTTCGTGGCCGGCCGCGGCGCTTCTGCCCCTCGTCCGGCGGCCGAGGCGTCACGGGAGCCCGACGGACCGCCCAAGCTCGTCATCAACTCGGGCGGGGAGCTCAGCGAGCAGCGCATCGACCCCTCGGCCGAGGTGAGCTTTCGCGTCCAGGTCGGCCCGCTCCGGCTCTACGGCGTCTCCGGTCGGCTCGTGCGACGACAGGACGGCGTGTGGCTCGAGCCCGAGGCTGGAAGCCGGCTCCCGGTGCGCGTCAACGGTGATGAATCCTCGCGCCCCGTGCGCCTGAGCCCCGGCGACACCGTCGAGGTCGGCCCCGTCTCCTGCCGCCTGGCGCACGAGACCCGGCCGTTCGAACCCGCGGCCCGCAACCGCCACTGA